The Pseudomonas sp. G2-4 genome window below encodes:
- a CDS encoding DUF2288 domain-containing protein, which yields MNQEPSTLYAKLLGETAPITWKELEPFFAKGALLWVDPALDLIAAAEAVAEDEGTKVAAWLAAEQVAKLSETRALDFLERDPQLWAVVVSPWILIQERASN from the coding sequence ATGAATCAAGAACCTAGCACCCTCTATGCCAAACTGCTTGGTGAAACCGCACCTATTACCTGGAAAGAGCTGGAGCCGTTCTTCGCCAAGGGTGCCCTATTGTGGGTCGATCCGGCACTGGATTTGATCGCCGCGGCCGAAGCCGTTGCCGAGGACGAAGGTACCAAAGTCGCCGCCTGGCTGGCCGCCGAGCAGGTCGCCAAGCTGTCTGAAACGCGGGCGCTGGATTTTCTGGAGCGTGATCCGCAGCTTTGGGCCGTGGTGGTTTCACCTTGGATTTTGATCCAGGAAAGAGCATCGAATTGA
- a CDS encoding DUF692 domain-containing protein yields MLNSPSLATDSRLPPRAGLGLKSAHFREVLQTRPDLGFFEVHAENYMVAGGPLHHFLGLIREHYPLSLHGVGLSIGGEGPLDVAHVQRLAALIERYQPQSFSEHLAWSSHGPVFLNDLLPLAYDEATLDRVCEHVDQVQSSLKRTLLLENPATYLAFETSTFDEPQFMSEVIRRTGCGLLLDVNNVYVSCVNHCRDPLAYLDALPLQATGEIHLAGFAEDSDNLGERLLIDDHGAPVDHAVWQLYLQALERTGPVATLIERDNHLPAWEVLLAEARQADQLLSAAGARP; encoded by the coding sequence ATGTTGAACAGCCCGTCCCTCGCCACTGATAGCCGGCTGCCGCCAAGGGCAGGGTTGGGGCTCAAGAGTGCGCATTTTCGTGAGGTGCTGCAGACCCGACCGGATCTGGGTTTCTTCGAAGTGCACGCGGAAAACTACATGGTGGCCGGCGGGCCGCTTCATCACTTCCTGGGGCTGATACGCGAACACTATCCGCTGTCGTTGCATGGCGTCGGCCTGTCGATCGGTGGGGAGGGGCCGCTGGATGTCGCCCATGTACAGCGCCTGGCCGCATTGATCGAACGCTATCAGCCCCAATCCTTTTCCGAACACCTGGCCTGGTCCAGCCACGGCCCGGTGTTTCTCAACGACCTGCTCCCCCTGGCCTATGACGAGGCAACCCTCGACCGGGTCTGCGAACACGTCGACCAAGTGCAGTCCAGCCTCAAGCGCACGCTGTTGCTGGAAAACCCGGCCACCTACCTGGCCTTTGAAACCTCGACTTTCGACGAGCCACAGTTCATGAGCGAAGTGATCCGTCGCACCGGCTGCGGCCTGCTGCTGGATGTGAACAACGTCTACGTTTCGTGCGTCAACCATTGCCGCGATCCATTGGCCTATCTCGACGCCCTGCCTCTGCAAGCGACCGGCGAGATTCACCTGGCCGGCTTTGCCGAAGATTCCGACAACCTCGGCGAGCGCCTGTTGATAGACGATCACGGCGCCCCCGTCGACCATGCGGTCTGGCAACTGTATCTCCAGGCACTGGAGCGAACCGGGCCGGTCGCCACCTTGATCGAACGCGACAACCACCTCCCTGCATGGGAGGTGCTGCTGGCCGAAGCACGCCAGGCCGATCAACTGTTGAGCGCCGCTGGAGCCCGGCCATGA
- a CDS encoding DUF2282 domain-containing protein produces MTASTRTLSAAALVLALGSALSMTAVSTVHAADDTMEKCFGVALKGKNDCAAGAGTTCAGTAKMDYQANAWKSVPKGTCTTMESKTSPTGFGQLEAFKAKS; encoded by the coding sequence ATGACTGCTTCGACCCGTACCCTGTCCGCCGCTGCCTTGGTCCTCGCCCTGGGTTCAGCCCTGAGCATGACAGCCGTCTCGACCGTTCACGCAGCCGACGACACCATGGAAAAATGCTTCGGCGTTGCCCTCAAAGGCAAGAACGACTGCGCCGCCGGCGCCGGCACCACCTGCGCCGGTACCGCGAAAATGGACTATCAGGCCAACGCCTGGAAATCGGTACCTAAAGGCACTTGCACCACCATGGAAAGCAAAACCTCCCCCACCGGTTTCGGCCAGCTCGAAGCGTTCAAAGCCAAGTCCTGA
- a CDS encoding branched-chain amino acid ABC transporter substrate-binding protein, with the protein MTKATKQISKLFAAMVLAGVASHSFAADTIKIGIAGPKTGPVAQYGDMQFSGAKMAIEQINAKGGVDGKKLEAVEYDDACDPKQAVAVANKVVNDGIKFVVGHLCSSSTQPASDIYEDEGVIMITPAATSPDITARGYKMIFRTIGLDSAQGPAAGNYIADHVKPKIVAVLHDKQQYGEGIASAVKKTLEGKGVKVAVFEGVNAGDKDFSSMIAKLKQANVDFVYYGGYHPELGLILRQSQEKGLKAKFMGPEGVGNDSISQIAKESSEGLLVTLPKSFDQDPANIALADAFKAKKEDPSGPFVFPSYSAVTVIADAIKAAKSEDAGKVAEAIHAGTFKTPTGDLSFDAKGDLKDFKFVVYEWHFGKPKTEASPQ; encoded by the coding sequence ATGACTAAGGCTACTAAGCAGATTTCCAAACTGTTTGCCGCTATGGTTCTGGCCGGGGTTGCCAGCCATTCGTTCGCCGCCGACACCATCAAGATCGGCATCGCCGGCCCAAAAACCGGCCCTGTAGCCCAGTACGGCGACATGCAGTTCAGTGGCGCCAAGATGGCCATCGAACAGATCAACGCCAAGGGTGGCGTCGACGGCAAGAAACTTGAAGCCGTTGAATACGATGACGCCTGTGATCCAAAACAAGCGGTCGCGGTCGCGAACAAAGTCGTCAACGACGGCATCAAGTTCGTGGTTGGCCACCTGTGCTCCAGCTCCACCCAGCCGGCTTCGGACATCTATGAAGACGAAGGCGTGATCATGATCACCCCGGCCGCTACCAGCCCGGACATCACCGCTCGCGGCTACAAGATGATCTTCCGCACCATCGGCCTGGACAGCGCCCAAGGCCCTGCGGCCGGCAACTACATCGCCGACCACGTCAAGCCGAAAATCGTTGCGGTCCTGCACGACAAGCAGCAGTACGGTGAAGGCATCGCCAGCGCTGTGAAGAAAACCCTCGAAGGCAAAGGCGTCAAGGTTGCCGTGTTCGAAGGCGTGAACGCTGGCGACAAAGACTTCTCCTCGATGATCGCCAAGCTCAAGCAAGCCAACGTCGACTTCGTCTACTACGGCGGCTACCACCCGGAACTGGGCCTGATCCTGCGTCAATCCCAGGAAAAAGGCCTGAAAGCCAAGTTCATGGGGCCGGAAGGCGTGGGTAACGACTCGATTTCGCAGATCGCCAAGGAGTCCTCCGAAGGCCTGCTGGTGACCCTGCCGAAATCCTTCGACCAGGATCCAGCCAACATTGCCCTGGCTGACGCATTCAAGGCCAAGAAGGAAGACCCAAGCGGTCCGTTCGTGTTCCCGTCCTACTCCGCAGTGACCGTGATCGCCGACGCCATCAAGGCTGCCAAGAGCGAAGACGCAGGCAAAGTGGCTGAAGCCATCCACGCCGGCACCTTCAAGACCCCTACCGGTGACCTGAGCTTTGACGCCAAGGGCGACCTGAAGGACTTCAAGTTCGTGGTTTACGAGTGGCATTTCGGCAAACCTAAAACCGAAGCTTCGCCTCAGTAA
- a CDS encoding ABC transporter ATP-binding protein: MLQFENVSTFYGKIQALHSVNVEVRQGEIVTLIGANGAGKSTLLMTLCGSPQAHSGSIRYMGEELVGQDSSQIMRKSIAVVPEGRRVFARLTVEENLAMGGFFTDKSDYQEQMDKVLHLFPRLKERFNQRGGTMSGGEQQMLAIGRALMSKPKLLLLDEPSLGLAPIIIQQIFDIIEQLRKDGVTVFLVEQNANQALKIADRAYVLENGRVVMQGTGEALLTDPKVREAYLGG, translated from the coding sequence ATGCTGCAATTCGAAAACGTTTCCACCTTCTATGGCAAGATCCAGGCGCTGCACAGCGTCAACGTCGAAGTCCGCCAGGGCGAGATCGTGACGCTGATCGGTGCCAACGGTGCCGGCAAATCCACCCTGCTGATGACGCTCTGCGGTTCGCCCCAGGCCCACAGCGGCAGCATCCGCTACATGGGTGAGGAGCTGGTGGGCCAGGATTCGTCACAGATCATGCGCAAGAGCATCGCGGTGGTGCCGGAGGGACGTCGGGTGTTTGCCCGGCTGACCGTGGAAGAAAACCTCGCCATGGGCGGCTTCTTCACCGACAAGAGCGACTATCAGGAACAGATGGACAAGGTGCTGCACCTTTTCCCACGCCTGAAAGAACGCTTCAACCAGCGCGGCGGCACCATGTCCGGCGGCGAACAGCAAATGCTCGCCATCGGCCGTGCGCTGATGAGCAAGCCCAAGCTGCTGCTGCTCGACGAGCCTTCCCTGGGCCTGGCACCGATCATCATCCAGCAGATCTTCGACATCATCGAACAGTTGCGCAAGGATGGCGTGACGGTGTTCCTGGTAGAACAGAACGCCAACCAGGCGCTGAAAATCGCCGACCGGGCGTACGTGCTGGAGAACGGCCGGGTGGTGATGCAAGGCACCGGTGAAGCCCTGCTGACCGATCCGAAAGTGCGCGAGGCGTATCTGGGCGGTTGA
- the livG gene encoding high-affinity branched-chain amino acid ABC transporter ATP-binding protein LivG — MSREILKVENLSMRFGGLLAVNGVALTVKEKQVVALIGPNGAGKTTVFNCLTGFYQPTGGTILLDGEPIQGLPGHHIARKGVVRTFQNVRLFKDMTAVENLLIAQHRHLNTNFFAGLFKTPAFRKSEREAMEYAEYWLEKVNLKEFANRTAGTLAYGQQRRLEIARCMMTRPRILMLDEPAAGLNPKETEDLKALIGVLREEHNVTVLLIEHDMKLVMSISDHIVVINQGTPLADGSPEQIRDNPEVIKAYLGEA; from the coding sequence ATGAGCCGCGAGATTCTGAAAGTCGAAAACTTGAGCATGCGCTTCGGCGGTTTGCTGGCGGTCAACGGCGTGGCCCTGACCGTGAAAGAGAAACAGGTGGTGGCATTGATCGGGCCGAACGGCGCGGGTAAGACCACCGTGTTCAACTGCCTGACCGGTTTCTACCAGCCCACCGGCGGTACCATCCTGCTGGACGGTGAACCGATCCAGGGCCTGCCCGGCCACCACATCGCCCGCAAAGGCGTGGTGCGTACCTTCCAGAACGTGCGGTTGTTCAAGGACATGACAGCGGTCGAGAACCTGTTGATCGCCCAGCATCGTCACCTGAACACCAACTTCTTTGCCGGCCTGTTCAAGACCCCGGCGTTCCGCAAGAGCGAACGCGAGGCCATGGAGTACGCCGAGTACTGGCTGGAAAAGGTCAATCTCAAGGAGTTCGCCAACCGGACCGCCGGGACCCTGGCCTACGGTCAGCAACGACGCCTGGAAATCGCCCGCTGCATGATGACCCGTCCACGGATCCTCATGCTCGACGAACCGGCCGCCGGCCTGAACCCGAAGGAAACCGAAGACCTGAAAGCGCTGATCGGGGTGCTGCGTGAGGAGCACAACGTCACCGTGCTGCTGATCGAGCACGACATGAAGCTGGTCATGAGCATTTCCGACCACATCGTCGTGATCAACCAGGGCACGCCCCTGGCCGATGGTTCGCCGGAACAGATCCGCGACAATCCCGAAGTGATCAAAGCCTACCTGGGGGAAGCGTAA
- a CDS encoding short chain dehydrogenase — protein sequence MKILLIGAHGTIGSAIDNELSPRHEIIRIGRQSGELHVDISDSASIRALFEKTGRFDALICAAGNVTFAPLGDMTEESFTLGLKDKLMGQVNLLLIGREFANDGASFTFTTGVLSHDPIKSGASAALVNGALDSFVRAAAIELPRGLRVNSVSPNVLLEAMDKYAPYFRGYKPVPAADVALAYAKSVEGLQTGQTFHVG from the coding sequence ATGAAAATCCTGTTGATCGGCGCCCACGGCACCATCGGTTCGGCCATTGATAACGAACTGTCGCCACGCCACGAAATTATTCGAATCGGCCGCCAAAGCGGTGAACTGCACGTGGACATCAGCGACAGCGCCTCGATCCGCGCCCTGTTCGAAAAAACCGGACGCTTCGATGCGCTGATCTGCGCAGCGGGCAATGTCACTTTTGCCCCCTTGGGCGACATGACCGAAGAAAGCTTCACCCTCGGTTTGAAAGACAAACTGATGGGCCAGGTCAACCTGCTGCTGATCGGCCGCGAATTCGCCAACGACGGTGCGTCCTTCACCTTTACCACGGGCGTGCTCAGCCATGACCCGATCAAGAGCGGCGCCTCGGCCGCCTTGGTCAACGGTGCCCTGGACAGTTTCGTGCGCGCTGCGGCAATCGAGTTGCCACGGGGCTTGCGGGTCAACTCGGTGAGCCCGAACGTGTTGCTGGAAGCCATGGACAAATACGCCCCTTACTTCCGCGGCTACAAACCGGTTCCGGCCGCCGATGTCGCATTGGCCTACGCCAAGAGTGTCGAAGGCCTACAAACCGGTCAGACCTTTCACGTGGGCTAA
- a CDS encoding DNA-binding domain-containing protein, with translation MSNQHAFAVALLDPHKACPPGLVSANGAAAESRFAVYRNNVLSSLINALADNYPVVAQLVGEEFFRAMAGVFVQSTPPRSPVMNEYGGDFAEFIEHFEPAASVPYLADVARLERLHVQAWHAADAEPMAQERIVAALSSPTLAGHLKIGLHPSLRLLQSPYAVVTIWAAHQHQTPVPFETFPAQNALVLRNGLDAEVYAISRAAHGFIAALQQGFSLTAAIEASIDLDLEHTLAGLIRHQAITHLLAEQVSQ, from the coding sequence ATGAGCAACCAACACGCATTTGCCGTCGCCCTGCTCGACCCGCACAAGGCGTGTCCGCCCGGCCTGGTCAGCGCCAATGGTGCGGCTGCGGAAAGCCGTTTCGCGGTGTACCGCAACAACGTACTCAGCTCATTGATCAACGCCCTGGCCGACAACTACCCGGTGGTGGCGCAACTGGTGGGCGAGGAATTCTTCCGGGCCATGGCCGGGGTCTTTGTTCAATCGACGCCGCCGCGCAGCCCGGTGATGAACGAGTACGGGGGCGACTTTGCCGAGTTCATCGAACACTTCGAGCCCGCCGCCAGCGTGCCTTACCTGGCGGACGTCGCTCGGCTGGAGCGACTGCATGTGCAAGCCTGGCATGCCGCCGACGCCGAGCCCATGGCGCAAGAACGAATCGTGGCGGCGCTGTCGTCCCCCACGCTGGCGGGGCACCTGAAGATCGGGCTTCACCCGTCACTGCGCCTGCTGCAATCCCCCTACGCCGTGGTGACGATCTGGGCCGCCCATCAGCACCAGACGCCTGTCCCGTTCGAAACGTTTCCCGCGCAAAACGCCTTGGTGCTGCGCAACGGCCTGGACGCGGAGGTGTATGCGATCAGTCGCGCTGCCCATGGGTTCATCGCAGCCCTGCAACAAGGGTTTTCCCTGACTGCTGCCATTGAGGCCTCAATCGATCTTGACTTGGAACACACCCTGGCGGGGCTCATCCGCCACCAGGCCATCACCCATCTCCTAGCCGAACAGGTATCCCAATGA
- a CDS encoding high-affinity branched-chain amino acid ABC transporter permease LivM, translating into MTRHLKSALFSALLVWAVAYPVLGLKLTIVGINLEVHGTSPTTLAIIAVCSVLMFLRVLFSTQISAAWKSSPGLPVIPAKASNFLTLPTTQRWIVLALIVVALVWPFFGSRGAVDIATLILIYVMLGLGLNIVVGLAGLLDLGYVGFYAVGAYSYALLSHYFGLSFWICLPIAGMMAATFGFLLGFPVLRLRGDYLAIVTLGFGEIIRLFLRNLTEITGGPNGISNIPKPTFFGLTFDRTAAEGLQTFHEYFGLEYSSINKVIFLYLVALLLALAALFVINRLLRMPIGRAWEALREDEIACRALGLNPTVIKLSAFTLGAAFAGFAGSFFAARQGLVTPESFTFIESAIILAIVVLGGMGSQLGVILAAIVMILLPEMMREFSEYRMLMFGALMVLMMIWRPQGLLPMQRPHMELRK; encoded by the coding sequence ATGACTAGGCATCTCAAATCGGCGCTCTTCAGCGCCCTGCTGGTCTGGGCCGTGGCCTACCCGGTACTCGGTCTTAAACTGACCATCGTTGGCATCAACCTGGAGGTGCACGGCACCAGTCCGACCACCCTGGCGATCATCGCCGTGTGTTCGGTCCTGATGTTCCTGCGTGTGTTGTTCAGCACGCAGATCAGCGCGGCCTGGAAGTCGTCCCCCGGCCTGCCGGTGATCCCGGCCAAGGCCAGCAACTTCCTGACCCTGCCGACCACCCAGCGCTGGATCGTGCTGGCCCTGATCGTCGTGGCACTGGTCTGGCCGTTCTTCGGCTCCCGTGGGGCGGTGGATATCGCCACGCTGATCCTGATCTACGTGATGCTGGGCCTGGGCCTGAACATCGTAGTAGGCCTGGCCGGCCTGCTGGACCTGGGCTACGTGGGCTTCTACGCCGTCGGGGCCTACAGCTATGCGCTGCTGTCTCACTACTTCGGCCTGAGCTTCTGGATCTGCCTGCCGATCGCCGGGATGATGGCCGCCACCTTCGGCTTCCTGCTGGGCTTCCCGGTGCTGCGCTTGCGCGGCGACTACCTGGCGATCGTGACCCTGGGCTTCGGCGAGATCATCCGTCTGTTCCTGCGCAACCTGACCGAGATCACCGGCGGTCCGAATGGCATCAGCAACATCCCGAAGCCAACGTTTTTCGGACTGACCTTCGATAGAACCGCCGCCGAAGGCCTGCAGACCTTCCACGAGTACTTCGGCCTGGAATACAGCTCGATCAACAAGGTGATTTTCCTCTACCTGGTTGCGCTGTTGCTGGCCTTGGCCGCGCTGTTCGTCATCAACCGCCTGCTGCGCATGCCGATTGGCCGTGCGTGGGAAGCGCTGCGTGAAGACGAAATCGCCTGCCGAGCGCTGGGTCTCAACCCGACCGTGATCAAACTGTCGGCCTTCACCCTCGGTGCCGCGTTCGCCGGTTTTGCCGGTAGCTTCTTCGCCGCCCGCCAGGGCCTGGTGACGCCGGAGTCCTTCACCTTCATCGAGTCGGCGATCATCCTCGCCATCGTGGTGTTGGGCGGGATGGGCTCGCAACTGGGAGTGATCCTGGCGGCCATCGTGATGATCCTGCTGCCGGAAATGATGCGTGAGTTCAGCGAATACCGCATGTTGATGTTCGGCGCCTTGATGGTGCTGATGATGATCTGGCGTCCTCAAGGTCTGCTGCCGATGCAACGCCCGCACATGGAGCTGCGCAAATGA
- the livH gene encoding high-affinity branched-chain amino acid ABC transporter permease LivH, protein MPDIYHFFQQLVNGLTVGSTYALIAIGYTMVYGIIGMINFAHGEVYMIGSYVAFIAIAGLAMMGLDSVPLLMTAAFIASIVVTSSYGYSIERIAYRPLRGSNRLIPLISAIGMSIFLQNTVLLSQDSKDKSIPNLIPGNFTIGPGGAHEVLISYMQIVVFVVTLVAMLGLTLFISRSRLGRACRACAEDIKMANLLGINTNNIIALTFVIGAALAAIAAVLLSMQYGVINPNAGFLVGLKAFTAAVLGGIGSIPGAMLGGLVLGVAEAFGADIFGDQYKDVVAFGLLVLVLLFRPTGILGRPEVEKV, encoded by the coding sequence ATGCCTGACATCTATCACTTCTTCCAGCAGCTGGTTAACGGCCTGACCGTTGGCAGCACGTATGCCCTGATCGCCATCGGCTATACGATGGTTTACGGCATCATTGGAATGATCAACTTCGCCCACGGCGAGGTGTACATGATCGGCTCCTACGTGGCGTTCATCGCCATCGCCGGGCTGGCCATGATGGGACTCGACAGTGTCCCGCTATTGATGACCGCGGCATTCATCGCGAGCATCGTGGTCACCAGTTCGTATGGCTACAGCATCGAACGGATCGCCTACCGCCCCCTGCGCGGCAGCAACCGTCTGATTCCGCTGATTTCCGCCATTGGTATGTCGATCTTCCTGCAGAACACGGTGCTGCTTTCGCAAGACTCCAAGGACAAATCCATCCCCAACCTGATTCCGGGCAACTTCACCATCGGGCCAGGTGGCGCACATGAAGTGCTGATTTCCTACATGCAAATCGTGGTGTTCGTGGTGACCCTGGTCGCCATGCTCGGCCTGACGCTGTTCATCTCCCGCTCCCGCCTGGGCCGCGCCTGCCGCGCCTGCGCCGAAGACATCAAGATGGCCAACCTGCTGGGCATCAACACCAACAACATCATCGCCCTGACCTTCGTCATCGGTGCGGCCCTGGCGGCCATCGCCGCGGTGCTGTTGAGCATGCAATACGGCGTGATCAACCCCAACGCCGGCTTCCTCGTGGGCCTCAAGGCCTTCACTGCCGCAGTATTGGGCGGCATCGGCAGCATCCCCGGAGCGATGCTCGGCGGGCTGGTGCTGGGCGTAGCGGAAGCCTTTGGCGCCGACATCTTCGGCGACCAGTACAAGGACGTCGTCGCGTTCGGCTTGTTGGTTCTGGTTCTGTTATTCCGGCCGACCGGCATCCTGGGCCGCCCGGAGGTTGAAAAAGTATGA
- a CDS encoding LysR family transcriptional regulator, whose translation MSEMDDLAAFAVLMEAGSFTLAAQQLGCSKGQLSKRISLLESRFCVVLLQRTTRRLSLTAAGAALLPQAQALLVQVERARQALARLKDDISGPVRMTVPVSLGETFFEGLLLEFAGKYPDVQIELELNNGYRDLSRDGFDLAIRSDAAIDERLVARPLLAWHEMTCASPDYLERYGEPETPQALAEHRCLLNSHYSGREEWLYHQQHELLRVRVSGPFASNHYSLLKKAALAGAGIARLPSYLLHEELADGRLRWLLRDYQTRRMPMYLVHPYQGGLPKRTQVLADYLIDWFKRSGEALDRLQR comes from the coding sequence ATGAGCGAGATGGATGATCTGGCGGCGTTTGCCGTATTGATGGAAGCTGGCAGCTTCACCTTGGCTGCCCAGCAGTTGGGGTGCAGCAAGGGCCAGTTGTCCAAGCGCATTAGTCTGTTGGAGAGCCGGTTTTGCGTGGTATTGCTGCAACGCACCACGCGGCGCTTGAGCCTCACGGCGGCCGGCGCGGCGTTGTTGCCCCAGGCCCAGGCATTGCTGGTGCAGGTGGAAAGGGCGCGTCAGGCATTGGCTCGGTTGAAGGACGATATTTCCGGACCGGTGCGTATGACGGTTCCGGTTTCGTTAGGCGAAACCTTCTTTGAGGGATTGTTGCTGGAGTTCGCGGGTAAGTATCCCGACGTGCAGATTGAACTGGAGCTCAACAACGGTTACCGCGACCTGTCCCGCGATGGCTTCGACTTGGCGATCCGCTCCGACGCCGCCATTGATGAGCGCTTGGTGGCCCGGCCGTTGCTGGCGTGGCATGAGATGACCTGTGCCAGCCCGGACTATCTCGAACGTTATGGCGAGCCTGAAACCCCTCAGGCACTGGCGGAACATCGTTGTCTGCTCAACAGCCATTACAGTGGCCGGGAAGAATGGCTCTATCACCAGCAACACGAATTGTTGCGAGTGCGGGTGTCGGGGCCGTTCGCCAGCAACCACTACAGTCTGTTGAAAAAAGCCGCCCTGGCCGGCGCCGGCATCGCCCGGCTGCCGTCGTACCTGCTGCATGAAGAATTGGCCGACGGACGCCTGCGCTGGTTACTACGCGATTACCAGACCCGTCGCATGCCGATGTACCTGGTGCACCCGTATCAAGGCGGGTTGCCCAAGCGCACCCAGGTGCTGGCCGACTATTTGATCGATTGGTTCAAGCGCAGCGGGGAGGCGTTGGATCGGCTTCAGCGATAG
- a CDS encoding DoxX family protein: protein MKALIAGLIQWLEKIPHSLIAFLGRFSIAAVFWKSGQTKIEGLAIDLLDGTFQIGLPHLADSTIPLFKSEYALPLLSPELAAYLAASAEHVFPVLILFGLATRFSAMALLGMTLTIQLFVYPDAYPTHGTWAAVLLYLMARGPGVLSIDHLIARRYR, encoded by the coding sequence ATGAAAGCCCTGATTGCCGGTCTCATTCAATGGCTGGAGAAAATCCCCCACAGCCTGATCGCCTTCTTGGGGCGATTTTCCATTGCCGCGGTATTCTGGAAATCCGGCCAGACCAAAATCGAAGGCCTGGCCATCGACCTGCTCGACGGCACCTTCCAGATCGGTTTGCCGCATCTGGCGGACTCGACCATTCCCCTATTCAAAAGCGAGTATGCCCTGCCGTTGCTGTCGCCCGAACTGGCGGCGTACCTGGCGGCCTCGGCCGAACATGTGTTCCCGGTGTTGATTCTGTTTGGCCTGGCAACACGTTTCTCGGCGATGGCCTTGCTGGGTATGACGTTGACCATTCAGTTGTTTGTCTACCCGGACGCCTATCCAACCCATGGCACCTGGGCGGCGGTGTTGCTCTACTTGATGGCACGCGGACCGGGGGTGTTGTCGATTGATCACCTGATCGCCCGGCGCTATCGCTGA
- a CDS encoding MFS transporter: MQNSTQAANAWRILFLLFLANLFNFFDRTIPAIIIEPIRMEWSLSDFQIGIIGTAFTIVYAIAGLPLGRMADTGSRSKLMGWGLAAWSGLTAVNGLVGSFWAFLVVRMGVGIGEASYAPAANSLIGDLFPAHRRARAMGIFMLGLPIGLLLAFFTIGAMVKAFDSWRAPFFIAAVPGLVLAVFMFFIKEPKRGAAETVQVSQEKVDRPIRRVLAIPTFLWLVLAGLCFNFATYACNSFLVPMLQRYFLMPLHEAAVATGIMVGVTGLFGLTLGGWVADKIHQRVPNGRLLFAAFSLAISTVTTAWALHAGRIEIGVFVAVFSVGWLFAYNFYTCVYTAIQDVVEPRLRATAMALYFAGLYLLGGGLGPVVVGGLSDYFAHTAMAVAGVDQMTEAFKAIGLHDAMYLIPVALLLTMVFLFLASRCFVRDAQRMKEGMSVVVAPGSVAAPA, from the coding sequence ATGCAGAACTCGACCCAAGCGGCGAATGCCTGGCGCATTCTGTTCCTGCTGTTTCTGGCCAATCTGTTCAACTTCTTCGACCGCACCATTCCGGCAATCATCATCGAGCCGATCCGTATGGAATGGAGCCTCAGCGACTTCCAGATCGGCATCATCGGCACCGCCTTCACCATCGTCTACGCCATTGCCGGTTTGCCGCTGGGGCGCATGGCCGATACCGGTTCGCGCAGCAAGTTGATGGGCTGGGGGCTTGCGGCCTGGAGCGGACTGACAGCGGTGAACGGCCTGGTCGGCAGTTTCTGGGCGTTCCTGGTGGTGCGCATGGGCGTCGGCATCGGCGAGGCCAGTTACGCACCGGCCGCCAATTCGCTGATCGGCGACCTGTTCCCGGCCCATCGCCGGGCGCGGGCCATGGGCATCTTCATGTTGGGCCTGCCGATTGGGTTGCTGTTGGCATTCTTCACCATCGGGGCGATGGTCAAGGCTTTCGACAGCTGGCGCGCGCCGTTCTTCATCGCGGCGGTGCCGGGGCTGGTGCTGGCAGTGTTCATGTTTTTCATCAAGGAGCCCAAGCGCGGCGCGGCGGAAACCGTGCAGGTGTCCCAGGAAAAGGTCGACCGGCCGATCCGTCGGGTGCTGGCGATTCCCACCTTCCTCTGGCTGGTGTTGGCGGGGCTGTGCTTCAACTTCGCCACCTATGCTTGCAACTCATTCCTGGTGCCGATGCTGCAACGTTACTTTCTGATGCCGCTGCATGAGGCCGCCGTGGCCACCGGGATCATGGTGGGCGTGACGGGGTTATTCGGATTGACCCTTGGCGGTTGGGTCGCCGACAAGATTCATCAACGGGTACCCAATGGGCGCCTGCTGTTTGCTGCGTTCAGCCTGGCTATTTCGACGGTTACCACGGCGTGGGCATTGCATGCCGGGCGGATTGAAATCGGCGTGTTCGTGGCGGTGTTCAGCGTGGGTTGGTTGTTTGCCTATAACTTTTACACCTGCGTCTACACCGCGATCCAGGACGTGGTGGAGCCACGCCTGCGCGCCACGGCGATGGCGTTGTATTTCGCTGGGTTGTATTTGCTCGGCGGCGGCCTGGGTCCGGTGGTGGTCGGCGGCCTGTCGGATTACTTCGCTCACACGGCCATGGCGGTTGCGGGTGTCGATCAAATGACCGAAGCGTTCAAGGCCATCGGCTTGCATGACGCGATGTACCTGATACCGGTCGCGCTGCTCTTGACCATGGTGTTCTTGTTCCTGGCGTCACGCTGTTTCGTGCGCGATGCCCAGCGGATGAAGGAGGGGATGAGTGTGGTGGTGGCGCCGGGGAGTGTGGCGGCGCCGGCTTGA